TGTTTGTGCCAATCACATCTTGCAAGGTGATGTGATCCAAATCCGGGAGAGCATTAGGATCAAACTTGTCGTCGGGATGGGAACCAAACTGACCAGAGGCACCAAATGCCATGTGGATGTTTTCCATTTCAACATCTGATATGATGATCTCTCTGATGTAGCCCCCTCTACCTTTTGTTGTTCTGAACTGAATGCCACTAAATGAGTTGTATAGGTGGACCTGCTCCACAAATACATCTGAAATGCCACCAGACATCTCACTACCAAAGGCAAGAGAAGAACCAGAAGACGATTGTAGGTAGACACGCCTGATGTGTACGTTTGTGGTGGGTCTTCCATAGGCAATGCCATACTCATCCCAACCACTCTTAAGGGCAATGGCATCATACCCCATGCCAATGCTGCAATCTTCTATGCACACATTATCAGAAGAATCTGAAAGTACACAGAAATTAGTATAGCATATTCCGAATAGTATTCTTCTCGTGTAATTATTTCAAACACCAATGGAATAACTCAGGATGCACATAgaaataaatttgtaattaacAGGATTAATCAAGGAAATGATACTTCCAAGAGGTTCAAAGTTGAGCCAACATTTCTGACTCCATTAAGTGTTACCATAACAGAAcacatttatatatactagGTATGGTGACAACAAACTTAATTGGAATGTGAAAACCCTAAACAatacttcaacaaaaattcaacGCAGGGAGTCGAGAGCTGCCACAAACCTGGGACTATACCAACGGTATAAGGCGACTCTGGAGGAGCAGAGACAGAGATGTTATGAACATGTACATTGCTGCATTGCATTCATTTATAGATATCACATAAATATCtccttcaatttaaaattaaagaacATGGAGAATCATCAAGGGCCTTAGCTAACAAACCTGCAATAGACTGGATGGATGTTATAAGCAGGAGCATTCACGAATGTGAGGTTTGAAACCACCACATATTTAGACGAAACAAATTCCACAAGATGAGGGCGGCTGTAGTTCAAAGTTTGAGAGCTAAACCAATCCCACCAAACTGAGCCCTGGCCATTGATGGTTCCATTATCACCTAGTGCAGTTAAAAATTGCAGGAACAtccaagagagaaagaaaatgaggCTACTGTCAGAGAACATGTTAAAAGCAGCAAAGGGTATTCAAAGATTCTGCACACCTGTTATGACCACATCATGTAACATATATCCATTTATCAAGCTACGATATCTTCCTCCCGGAAGTTCAATCCCTCGACCATATGAGGGTAGGGGCTCAACAACTTCCCAATGAGATGGATCCTAAACAAGCAACCGTAGAAACattttaatgaaagaaaaacaaaacatctCCAACTGATTTTGTAGCATCAAAAGTACTTAATCCCCTCGCTATGCGAGTAAAGCAGTACCTGAGATCCGAGAATGACAGCGCCTTTTTCCAAAAAGAGTGTAAGATGACTGGTGAGGTTGAAACTTCCAGTAAGCCACCTTCCCGGTGGCACATAAAGCTGCGCACCGCCCTTATCGGCAAAAGACTTGAGATAGAAGATGGCATTCTGGAAGGCAAGAGTGTTCAATGTTCTCCCATCTCCAACAGCACCAAACTCCAAGATGGACACGCTATGTGGTCTTGGTTCTAATGTCAGATTGTAATCACAAGGTTTCTCATCCTCTTCTCCACCAAGGTCGATAGCATTACTCAAAGTCAGCAGCAAGAGCAATACCACCTGAAAATGGTGAAGAATTAAAAGGCAATCCACTAATTCCCAGAAGGACTTTGGACAAATACAACATCATTGCACAAACTCATCCacaaattaaaaagagaacAAGTGCAAATAGCAAGAGAGCTGCAAATTCTGAATAGAATTAGACCAGCTGACTCGGCCAACATCAGCAGATTTCAAGAACTTTGACATATGAAGAAATGATCAATGTATGCTACATGAGTGAACTAAAATTAAACTGAAAACAGAAATCCAATTAAAAAAGCATGACCAAGCAAATAGAGTAAGATGCAGAAACACAAATATCACCAAGATCAACTATGCTTTGAGCAGAGGAAACAAAATAACGGTCAGAAGAAACTCAGAAGACTGAAACTAGCAAAACTGGTTTGCCCTCAAATCTATGGTATAGGCTGACAGATAAAATCAGCAAACTGACAATCTCCACACAGAAAACTCACAAGACCCACCTAAgagaaatgagaaaaataaatccTCATTGAAAATTGATTCAGAAAGATGAAGTCTTTGGATTCCAAATTGGCATAAGGgggcaaaaaaacaaaaaacccagaaaaaagaaacgtACTTACTAGCATCTTCATGAGTCAAAGCTCTGCAGCAGAGACCAAAAAGGAGATTTGCAGagcagagaaaaagaaagagggagaagaagaagaagaagaaggagaaggagcaGCACCCACCAACAGAGGGCGAAGGCCTTATTGTTGTAAGTATGTGTGGTATGGGCATTAATTGTATAAATGACACAAGCATAAATACTTATATATGGCaagtaagaaataaaaacagaaaattaattcatggtaaggaaagaaaaataaaataaaaaaagaaagaaatgtgCCACTATAGAAATGCCAGCTCTCTCCATGCACATAAGCAGCAAGCAAATCAAAAAAAACAGAGCAGGTGCAGTgcagagagaggagagagaataaaaaggGGAATAAAATATCATTTATTGCCACTAATTGGTAATTACCCTCCAAATTGATTATGATTAATAACGTCTCTCGCcgacaaatttttttgaaacgGCCCTCCATTTGAGAGAGTAATAAAtgacaagaagaagaacaaaacatttaccacaaatacaaaaaaaaaaaaactcaaactttGATAAGCAGAGTGTCTCTGTTTGCTTACATCTGTTGGAAAGTCATTAGTTCAAAGTCCAAAACAGGAAGGGCAGTGATAATGTTACCAGGACTGCACGAAAAGTTTTAAGGGGGGACAAGTGCCACGTAAGTGAGATTGGTGGTGGTACGGGAGGAGGGTGAAACTGCGGGTGAGAGGGAATAAAATAAGTGAAGGAGTGCATGGGGCATTGAGACCGCATGTGGGTTGACAGAGCAGAGAGGGAGGTGGGACCTGCGCTCAATCATGGTAAAGATGCTAGCCTGGCGTCAATCACTGGACAGAACATAACACAACagaaggacccaatttacgtATGACAcgtcactttttattttattttttattgttcttctgttttccaataagtatttttgtttttcagaaACTATCAATAGAATTTGTCATTACTCATATTATTAGGTTTTACTGAAACTATCAATAAGGACCAtttttaaaccattaattacCACAAATAATAGAATATATGACGTGGCAAGTGATGTAATATATCAATTTGTTAGTCAATagtgcattttttatttacattttgaCACTCTAACATTGTCTGGTTTTGTATAACTTGTATGGCAATTTCACAACTTAAATGACAAATTTAAATCAAACCTATTTTGTGTTAAGTTTCTTATACCATGGCACAAGTATGACATACCTAAATTGTCCTCAACATATATGTGTCATGCTTTACtcatgtttgatttttttttaacttggttttgttggatttgatttttttttttttcccctgcCACAAGTCTTCTTTAGCATGACCAAAGACGTGTGTCTAGATCTTGTAGCTAATTGCACATGGTATGTCATGTTaagagaaattataaaatactatgGTAGTATGGCCATGTGGTacattttgtacacgtgttaaAATATGGATAGACGACATcgtttatttttcctttttagggAATAGCATCAACAAATATCtgcttatattataacacgtatACAGGATGTCCCACGTAACCGTACTACCATAGTATTCTATAATCACTCACACGTCAAGTCTAACATAACCTATATGACCTATTAGACGATTCCATATCATGTTAAGCTCGTTTGAAATGTCATTTTTCATGTTGTGCTTGTGTTACCCCTTACTTTGTTTTATGTCTCTAGCTAGTTTGCTTTATTTTGAAAGtatgtttaattattattttacccCCAGGAACAGGCGTTTAGTCTCACTTTACTCTATAGAACtaaaattttctcatttaGCCCCCAAAATCTCTAAAAATTGctgaaattttctcactttatcACTTTCGTCCATAAAACCGTTAAGGTCACCAGCCCTTacattcatcttcttccttttcccttTCTAATCACCAAATTGCACCCAACCCAGTCCCGCCACCCCACTCCCCTCCCCCTGCCCCAAGGAGGGTTTGTATGGggttgtgagagagagagagagagagagagagagagagagagagaagaaaagggagctaaaattacaaaaatatccATGCCACATCAACACACTTAATGTTTTTGTGGACGAAAATGGACAGAAATGGTAAAGTAAGAAAACTTTAGCAATTTTTAGAGattttaagggttattaagtgagaaaattttcaatttcaatggGTAAAGTGAGACTAAACGTTCATTTTAGGGgataaaacaataattaagcCTTGAAAAGTAAGAATCAAACTTGGGCAGTATCTGGTTAAAACTGTTCAAGTCACATGTTGCAGCTAAAACTTGCTTCTTTTGATGCACTTATGAAATAAGCTGGTCAAATCTATCCAAGGTGTACCAAAATGTCAGAGAAGTTTCATTGGGAAGCATCTTAATGTAAAATTTTggttatgatttatttttcctcttgTGCTTTTGAGATGCTCTTGCTTTTGCAGACCAATATTTTACAGACATATGGTGAAGATGAAAATACATCAAGGTACGTAGGTGGCCCTAATATGTAATATGGTTCCTTCTTTAGCCCAgaccacttttttttttgtattgtcCCTTTTCATCATCTAACTTTTTGACCTGGAAGTTTTGCCAACATTTGTGATCTATTTTTGCTCAAATCTTCATTCGATCCAactgattaaaaaaaacatctatATGTAAAAGCACACCAAAGATTTCCCACTTTCACATTTTGAGAAGAATTAAGAACAATCCTCTATGTAGCTGTTGCTTTACTAGATCACACCAAAAGGCATCAATTCTTCCTCATCGCCGTACGTAAAGTTGAGCTTAGGAAATGTTGAAGTGGGGCAGTGTGAATATCCTCCCTCATACTAACAAAGACAGCCGCAATTTTTTATTAGGTTAGCAATTGAGATGAATAATATATATCACAGTTGGCAAGCAAAAGGTTTTCCAagttagtttttcttttcctttttttctctctaaaattaaaataaaggcAACGCGATAGTTGAATTCTGGAAATGAATACGAATATGACTGGTTTACCATTGAAACTATGAATTTTCGTGATATCTTAACATAAACTTTATGGCCTTACCATTATGTGGTATCTTCTATCAAATCTCATGTTCACAAGTACGGAGATAAATGTTAAACTACCGATAAAGCTATAGCTAACAAGCTCACAAAGAACTCAATAACGAACCGGCATAGGAATtatctaaaaaaattagacttaATGTTTGACAACTAGTATGAAAACAACTTCCTTTCCACATCAAAATAGCATACTAGAATACAAACTCTACAATATTATTGATCAAGTTAAGGTATCTGACACCAATTAAACCAATGTGTTCTTGCCTTAGGGTTTAAGCGTTGAATGTGTGTACTCTTGCAATTATTCTCATGACAGAGACAAACATTCCAACATGCACCACGACCCTGCACAGTGGCTTCTACTTACAAACCACATGCAAAGCCAATTGAACCAACAGTGCACAAATTTAACCCTAGGCCtgaaattttagatttttgtGAATGTGAGTgcgtcatatatatatatcatgaaatcattttctttggtCAAGACCACATGGCATGATAGGAACACAACGTTGGCAAGTAGTCGACCTAACCCCTCAACATTGGctgtcttttgttttcttctccaaTCACAACGTCAACAGTTGGAAAGCTAGCAGTTTTTTCGGATGGAATTGACATGAAAAGATATAAGAAAGCCACGTACACTTTTGGTCCTGTAATTGCATAATTTGATTTTGGCATCTTATAGATTATAGCAACTAGATCTACTACGATTTGTCAGTTATAGAAAAGTTTATAAGGGACAGTGACCTGCTAGTTCTTTTCAGAGGGAGACTTGTTCCTCAAAGGAGAAGTAGTAATAAAATTCGATTATGTTCCTGTAAATTCTTTCCGAAATTATGATGATTCGGGAATTATGATGATTCGGGACGTTAGATAACCACTGGTTTCAAAATCTTAAGCGTACTTATAAGGGGAGGGAGACGAACGTATAGGCGTAGCCCCACTCTCACCTTACAAACCAACAAAGAAGTGGACAACGAAAATCGACACTTGAATTCAAACACAGGtcttatcatatatatatatatatatatatatatatatatatattcag
The window above is part of the Prunus dulcis chromosome 1, ALMONDv2, whole genome shotgun sequence genome. Proteins encoded here:
- the LOC117616408 gene encoding probable polygalacturonase, producing MKMLVVLLLLLTLSNAIDLGGEEDEKPCDYNLTLEPRPHSVSILEFGAVGDGRTLNTLAFQNAIFYLKSFADKGGAQLYVPPGRWLTGSFNLTSHLTLFLEKGAVILGSQDPSHWEVVEPLPSYGRGIELPGGRYRSLINGYMLHDVVITGDNGTINGQGSVWWDWFSSQTLNYSRPHLVEFVSSKYVVVSNLTFVNAPAYNIHPVYCSNVHVHNISVSAPPESPYTVGIVPDSSDNVCIEDCSIGMGYDAIALKSGWDEYGIAYGRPTTNVHIRRVYLQSSSGSSLAFGSEMSGGISDVFVEQVHLYNSFSGIQFRTTKGRGGYIREIIISDVEMENIHMAFGASGQFGSHPDDKFDPNALPDLDHITLQDVIGTNITIAGSFTGIQESPFTSFCLSNISLSANSGSPTWECSNVSGSSDSVFPQPCSEFNSSYSSSCFSLLTANGKTAVL